A genomic segment from [Flavobacterium] thermophilum encodes:
- the leuD1 gene encoding 3-isopropylmalate dehydratase small subunit 1, which yields MKPFTIHRGKTAGIDRANIDTDQIIPKQFLKRIERTGFGQFLFYDWRYLSDGTPNPEFELNRPENEGATILIADENFGCGSSREHAPWALQDYGFRAIIAPSFADIFYNNCLKNGLLPIRLDREDVRYLLRQSERADYELTVSLEEQRVFDDEGFSRPFDIDPYRKQLLLKGWDEIDLTFVYEPYIAAYEQKHCPRP from the coding sequence ATGAAGCCGTTTACGATTCACCGCGGGAAAACCGCCGGCATCGACCGGGCGAACATCGATACGGACCAGATCATTCCGAAGCAGTTTTTAAAACGAATCGAGCGCACCGGATTCGGCCAGTTTCTATTTTATGATTGGCGGTATTTGAGCGATGGCACGCCAAATCCGGAGTTTGAGCTGAATCGCCCGGAGAACGAAGGAGCGACGATTTTGATCGCCGATGAAAACTTCGGATGCGGCTCGTCGCGCGAGCACGCGCCCTGGGCGCTTCAAGATTACGGATTTCGCGCGATCATCGCCCCGTCATTTGCTGATATTTTTTACAATAACTGTTTAAAGAATGGACTGCTGCCGATCCGGCTCGATCGGGAAGATGTCCGCTACTTATTGCGCCAAAGCGAGCGCGCAGACTATGAACTGACGGTTTCGCTTGAAGAACAGCGGGTATTTGACGATGAAGGATTTTCGCGTCCGTTTGACATTGACCCGTATCGGAAGCAGCTGCTGTTAAAAGGATGGGATGAAATCGATTTGACGTTTGTATATGAACCTTACATTGCCGCGTACGAACAAAAACATTGCCCGCGGCCGTAG
- the leuC gene encoding 3-isopropylmalate dehydratase large subunit — MKPKTIIDKIWENHVVYREEGKPDLLYIDLHLVHEVTSPQAFEGLRQNGRKVRRPDLTFATMDHNVPTVNRFVITDEVARNQIAALERNCREFGIPLADLHSEEQGIVHVIGPELGLTQPGKTIVCGDSHTSTHGAFGALAFGIGTSEVEHVLATQTLWQHKPKTLQIRINGRLGKGVTAKDVILAIIGRYGVGVGTGYIIEFTGEAIRRMSMEERMTICNMSIEAGARAGLISPDETTFAYLRGRKYAPKGEAFEQAVERWRALASDEGAEYDKTIEIDASTIAPMVTWGTTPAMSTSVDGVVPHPEQFESKTEQNAVRRALEYMGLKPGTPITDIPVQHVFIGSCTNSRLSDLRAAASIVKGKKVAPGVRALVVPGSQQVKKQAEAEGLAQIFIDAGFEWRDSGCSACLGMNPDIIPEGEHCASTSNRNFEGRQGKGARTHLVSPVMAAAAAIYGHFVDVRQLEAEPVR; from the coding sequence ATGAAGCCGAAAACGATTATCGATAAAATTTGGGAAAACCACGTCGTCTACCGTGAGGAGGGCAAACCGGATTTATTGTACATCGATTTGCACTTAGTGCATGAAGTGACCTCGCCGCAGGCGTTTGAGGGGCTGCGGCAAAACGGGCGGAAAGTGCGGCGTCCGGATTTGACGTTTGCGACGATGGACCATAACGTGCCCACTGTCAATCGGTTTGTCATCACCGATGAGGTGGCGCGCAACCAAATTGCAGCGCTCGAGCGCAACTGCCGCGAGTTCGGCATCCCACTGGCAGATTTGCATAGCGAAGAGCAAGGAATCGTGCACGTCATCGGTCCGGAGCTCGGCTTGACCCAACCGGGGAAAACGATCGTCTGCGGCGACAGCCATACGTCGACGCACGGGGCGTTTGGCGCGTTGGCGTTTGGCATCGGCACGAGCGAGGTCGAGCACGTGCTGGCGACGCAAACGCTTTGGCAGCATAAACCGAAAACGCTGCAAATCCGCATCAACGGCCGCCTCGGCAAAGGGGTGACCGCCAAAGACGTCATCTTGGCCATTATCGGCCGCTATGGCGTCGGCGTCGGCACCGGCTATATTATTGAGTTTACCGGTGAGGCGATCCGCCGCATGTCGATGGAAGAACGGATGACGATTTGCAACATGTCGATTGAAGCGGGGGCGAGAGCCGGCCTCATCAGCCCGGATGAAACGACGTTTGCCTATTTGCGCGGCCGCAAATATGCGCCAAAAGGCGAAGCGTTTGAGCAAGCGGTCGAACGGTGGCGGGCGCTTGCCAGCGATGAGGGGGCGGAATACGACAAGACGATTGAAATCGACGCGTCGACGATCGCCCCGATGGTGACATGGGGTACAACCCCGGCGATGAGCACATCGGTCGATGGCGTCGTGCCGCATCCCGAGCAGTTTGAAAGCAAAACAGAGCAAAACGCGGTGCGCCGGGCGCTTGAGTACATGGGGCTCAAGCCGGGCACGCCGATTACGGATATTCCGGTGCAGCACGTCTTCATCGGTTCGTGCACCAACTCACGCCTCAGCGATTTGCGCGCGGCGGCGAGCATCGTGAAAGGGAAAAAAGTGGCTCCGGGTGTACGGGCGCTCGTCGTGCCTGGATCGCAGCAAGTGAAAAAACAAGCCGAGGCGGAAGGGTTGGCGCAAATTTTCATCGACGCCGGTTTTGAATGGCGCGACTCCGGCTGCAGCGCCTGTTTGGGCATGAACCCGGACATCATTCCGGAAGGCGAGCACTGTGCGTCAACGTCGAACCGCAACTTTGAAGGGCGGCAAGGAAAAGGGGCGCGCACGCATCTCGTCAGCCCGGTGATGGCCGCGGCGGCTGCGATTTACGGACATTTTGTCGATGTGCGCCAGCTTGAAGCCGAGCCGGTCCGATGA
- the leuB gene encoding 3-isopropylmalate dehydrogenase, whose translation MGNYRIAVLPGDGIGKEVTSGAVEVLKAVGIRFGHEFAFEYGLIGGAAIDEAGTPLPEETLRLCQQSDAVLLGAVGGPKWDDNPPHLRPEKGLLAIRKQLDLYANLRPVVCYDSLVSASPLKPDLVQGVDFVIVRELTGGIYFGQPSGRVVENGEERAVDTLLYKKEEIERIVRMAFMLARGRKKKVTSVDKANVLSSSRLWREVAEEVAKEFPDVTLEHMLVDNAAMQLIRAPKQFDVIVTENMFGDILSDEASMLSGSLGMLPSASLSASGPSLYEPVHGSAPDIAGMNKANPIAAILSAAMMLRLSFGLTAEAEAVEHAVWQALDQGLRTADLAPSGGRIVSTNEMVEEIKAAVLDYTTIAQIRTVYA comes from the coding sequence ATGGGAAACTATCGGATTGCCGTCTTGCCGGGCGATGGCATCGGCAAGGAAGTGACGTCCGGAGCGGTCGAGGTTTTGAAAGCGGTCGGCATCCGGTTTGGCCACGAGTTTGCGTTTGAGTATGGATTGATTGGCGGAGCCGCGATCGATGAAGCCGGGACGCCGCTCCCAGAAGAGACGCTTCGCCTTTGCCAACAGAGCGATGCGGTGCTGCTCGGGGCGGTCGGCGGTCCGAAGTGGGACGACAACCCTCCGCATTTGCGCCCGGAAAAAGGATTGCTTGCCATTCGCAAGCAGCTCGACTTATATGCCAACTTGCGGCCGGTTGTTTGCTATGACAGTTTGGTTTCCGCTTCGCCGTTAAAACCGGATCTCGTGCAAGGCGTCGATTTTGTCATCGTCCGCGAGCTGACCGGCGGCATTTACTTTGGCCAGCCGAGCGGCCGCGTCGTGGAAAACGGGGAAGAAAGAGCGGTTGACACTCTCTTATATAAAAAGGAAGAAATCGAACGGATCGTGCGCATGGCGTTTATGCTTGCGCGCGGGAGGAAGAAAAAAGTGACGTCGGTCGACAAGGCGAACGTCCTGTCGTCAAGCCGATTATGGCGAGAAGTGGCCGAAGAGGTGGCGAAGGAATTTCCGGACGTCACGCTTGAGCATATGCTTGTTGACAATGCCGCGATGCAGCTCATCCGCGCGCCGAAGCAGTTTGATGTCATTGTGACAGAAAACATGTTTGGCGATATTTTGAGCGACGAGGCCTCGATGCTGTCCGGTTCGCTCGGGATGCTGCCGTCAGCCAGCTTATCCGCTTCCGGTCCGAGCTTGTATGAGCCGGTGCACGGTTCAGCGCCTGATATCGCCGGCATGAACAAAGCCAATCCGATTGCGGCGATTTTGTCGGCCGCGATGATGCTTCGCCTGTCGTTCGGGCTCACCGCGGAAGCGGAGGCGGTAGAGCACGCGGTGTGGCAGGCGCTCGATCAAGGTTTGCGCACCGCCGACTTGGCGCCAAGCGGCGGCCGCATCGTATCCACGAACGAAATGGTCGAAGAAATCAAAGCGGCGGTGCTGGATTATACGACCATTGCTCAAATTAGGACCGTTTATGCCTAA
- the leuA gene encoding 2-isopropylmalate synthase: MRNIKFFDTTLRDGEQSAGVNLNLQEKLEIARQLERLRVDIIEAGFPASSKGDFEAVKQIAETVRTCSVTGLSRSVRSDIDAAWEALKGGAEPRLHLFIATSPIHMVHKLRMTPEQVIEAAVEAVKYAKRFFPIVQWSAEDACRSELPFLAKIVAEVIKAGASVINIPDTVGYITPKEYGEIFLYLQNNVPNIENVSLSAHCHDDLGMAVVNSLSAIEHGATQVECTINGIGERAGNAALEEIAVALHIRKDYYQVETRLNLQEIKRTSNLVSKLTGVVVPPNKAVVGKNAFAHESGIHQDGVLKEKTTYEIISPELVGVPSNSMVLGKHSGRHALRNRVEELGYTLSDEEINQLFVRFKELADKKKDITDDDLIALIFEEKFDHFKDFYQLSSIQVQYGTNQIPTAVVVLKDGKGNEIQEAATGAGSVEALYNTLERCFQTEVTLLDYRIESVGGGRDALAQVFVKVRVRDVETSGRGTAQDVLEASAKAYINAMNRVFMIEAMRAENEKVATS, from the coding sequence GTGCGAAACATTAAGTTTTTTGATACCACATTGCGTGATGGGGAACAATCCGCTGGTGTGAACTTGAATTTGCAAGAAAAGTTGGAAATTGCCCGTCAACTTGAACGGCTGCGGGTTGACATCATCGAGGCGGGTTTCCCCGCCTCATCGAAAGGCGATTTTGAGGCGGTCAAACAAATCGCCGAAACGGTGAGAACATGCTCGGTCACCGGGCTGTCGCGCTCGGTCCGAAGCGATATTGATGCGGCGTGGGAGGCGTTAAAAGGCGGCGCGGAGCCGCGGCTCCACCTATTCATCGCCACCTCGCCGATCCATATGGTGCATAAATTGCGGATGACGCCGGAACAAGTGATTGAAGCGGCGGTTGAGGCAGTGAAATACGCGAAGCGCTTTTTCCCGATCGTCCAATGGTCAGCGGAAGATGCGTGCCGGAGCGAGCTGCCGTTTTTGGCGAAAATCGTCGCCGAAGTGATCAAAGCCGGCGCCTCGGTCATCAACATCCCGGATACGGTCGGCTATATTACGCCGAAAGAATACGGGGAAATTTTCCTCTATTTGCAAAACAATGTTCCGAATATTGAAAATGTTTCACTCTCCGCTCATTGTCATGATGACTTGGGCATGGCGGTGGTGAACTCGTTGTCGGCCATTGAGCATGGGGCGACGCAGGTCGAGTGCACGATCAACGGCATCGGCGAGCGGGCCGGCAACGCGGCGCTTGAGGAGATCGCCGTCGCCCTTCACATTCGCAAAGATTATTATCAAGTGGAAACGCGCCTCAATTTGCAAGAAATTAAGCGCACAAGCAATCTCGTCAGCAAGCTGACCGGGGTCGTCGTTCCACCCAACAAAGCGGTCGTCGGCAAAAACGCGTTTGCGCATGAATCCGGCATCCATCAAGACGGCGTCTTAAAAGAAAAAACGACGTACGAAATCATTTCACCGGAGCTCGTCGGCGTGCCGTCGAATTCGATGGTGCTCGGCAAACATTCCGGCCGCCATGCGCTTCGCAACCGGGTTGAGGAGCTCGGCTACACGTTGTCCGATGAAGAGATCAATCAGCTGTTTGTCCGTTTTAAAGAACTGGCGGACAAAAAGAAGGATATTACCGACGACGATTTAATCGCGTTGATTTTCGAAGAGAAGTTCGACCACTTCAAAGATTTTTATCAATTGTCTTCCATTCAAGTGCAATACGGGACGAATCAAATTCCGACAGCGGTCGTGGTACTGAAAGACGGGAAGGGGAATGAAATCCAAGAAGCGGCGACCGGCGCCGGCAGCGTCGAGGCGCTGTACAATACGCTCGAGCGCTGCTTCCAAACGGAAGTGACACTGCTTGACTACCGGATTGAGTCGGTCGGCGGCGGCCGCGATGCGCTAGCGCAAGTGTTTGTGAAAGTGCGCGTGCGCGATGTTGAAACGAGCGGGCGCGGAACGGCGCAAGACGTGCTTGAGGCGTCGGCGAAAGCGTACATCAACGCCATGAACCGCGTGTTTATGATCGAAGCGATGCGTGCTGAAAACGAAAAGGTGGCAACATCATAA
- the ilvC gene encoding Ketol-acid reductoisomerase, which yields MAKVYYNGDANEQYLQGKTVAIIGYGSQGHAHAQNLRDSGVRVIVGLRKGKSWEQAEQDGFEVYSVREAAKQADIVMVLLPDEKQPAVYKEEIEPGLEPGNALVFAHGFNIHFSQIVPPEHVDVFLVAPKGPGHLVRRTYAEGAGVPALIAVYQDVTGHAKETALAYAKAIGAARAGVLETTFKEETETDLFGEQAVLCGGLTALIKAGFETLVEAGYQPEVAYFECLHEMKLIVDLLYEGGLSWMRYSISDTAQWGDFITGPRIINDAVKAEMKKVLDDIQTGKFAKSWILENQANRPEFNAINRRENEHLIEIVGRELRSMMPFVKAKQIEAVVPGAKH from the coding sequence ATGGCAAAAGTCTACTATAACGGGGATGCAAACGAACAATATTTGCAAGGGAAAACGGTCGCGATCATCGGCTACGGCTCACAAGGCCACGCCCATGCACAAAACTTGCGCGACAGCGGCGTCCGCGTCATTGTCGGGTTGCGCAAAGGGAAATCGTGGGAACAGGCGGAACAGGACGGCTTTGAAGTATACTCGGTGCGCGAAGCGGCAAAACAAGCGGATATTGTGATGGTGTTGCTGCCGGATGAGAAACAGCCGGCTGTCTACAAGGAAGAGATTGAACCGGGGCTTGAACCGGGCAACGCGCTTGTGTTTGCGCACGGGTTTAACATTCATTTCAGCCAAATCGTCCCGCCGGAGCATGTCGATGTCTTCTTGGTGGCGCCGAAAGGACCAGGCCATCTCGTGCGTCGCACATATGCGGAAGGAGCCGGGGTGCCGGCGCTCATCGCCGTTTATCAAGATGTAACCGGACACGCGAAAGAAACGGCGCTCGCCTATGCGAAAGCGATTGGTGCTGCTCGAGCTGGGGTGTTGGAGACAACGTTCAAAGAAGAGACGGAAACCGACTTGTTCGGTGAACAAGCGGTGCTGTGCGGCGGGCTGACGGCGCTCATCAAGGCCGGGTTTGAAACGCTCGTTGAAGCCGGGTATCAGCCGGAAGTCGCCTATTTCGAGTGTTTGCATGAAATGAAGCTCATCGTTGATCTTCTTTATGAAGGCGGCTTGTCGTGGATGCGCTACTCGATTTCCGATACGGCGCAATGGGGCGACTTTATCACCGGTCCGCGCATCATTAACGACGCTGTGAAAGCGGAAATGAAAAAGGTGCTCGATGACATCCAAACCGGCAAATTCGCGAAGAGCTGGATTTTGGAAAACCAAGCGAACCGTCCGGAGTTCAACGCCATCAACCGGCGTGAGAATGAGCATTTGATTGAGATTGTCGGACGCGAACTGCGAAGCATGATGCCGTTTGTGAAGGCAAAACAAATCGAGGCGGTGGTGCCAGGTGCGAAACATTAA
- the ilvH gene encoding Acetolactate synthase small subunit, giving the protein MTVNNRPGVLNRITGLFTKRHYNIESITVGHTEIDGVSRMTFVVNVDDERTAEQIIKQLNKQIDVLKVNDITDQAIVARELALVKVAAAPAIRQEIYTLIEPFRASIVDVSKDSLVIQVTGEPEKVEALIELLRPYGIKEVARTGTTAFTRGAQKATTNQKTAFII; this is encoded by the coding sequence ATGACGGTCAACAACCGCCCGGGCGTGTTAAACCGCATCACCGGGCTGTTTACGAAGCGGCATTACAATATCGAAAGCATCACCGTCGGGCATACGGAAATCGATGGAGTCTCGCGGATGACATTTGTCGTCAATGTCGACGACGAACGGACCGCGGAACAAATTATCAAACAGCTAAACAAGCAGATCGATGTATTGAAAGTCAATGACATCACGGATCAGGCGATCGTCGCCCGTGAGCTGGCGCTTGTGAAAGTGGCGGCTGCTCCGGCGATCCGCCAAGAAATCTACACGCTCATTGAGCCGTTCCGCGCCTCGATCGTCGACGTCAGCAAAGACAGCCTCGTCATTCAAGTCACCGGCGAGCCGGAAAAAGTCGAGGCGTTGATTGAACTATTGCGCCCGTACGGCATTAAGGAAGTGGCGCGCACGGGAACGACCGCGTTCACCCGCGGGGCGCAAAAAGCGACGACGAATCAGAAAACGGCGTTCATTATTTAA
- the ilvB gene encoding Acetolactate synthase large subunit — MAKMNVEEQAKTKTRMSGSMMLIEALKAEQVEVIFGYPGGAVLPLYDELYKAGVFHVLTRHEQGAIHAAEGYARISGKPGVVIATSGPGATNIVTGLTDAMMDSLPLVVFTGQVATSVIGSDAFQEADVVGITMPITKHNYQVRDISELPKIIKEAFHIATTGRPGPVLIDIPKDITTAEGEFDYDEEVCLPGYQPTTQPNHWQIRRLVEAVSQSKRPVILAGAGVLHADAANELRQYAEQQNIPVVHTLLGLGGFPADHPLFLGMAGMHGTYTANMALYECDLLINIGARFDDRVTGNLKYFAPKATVAHIDIDPAEIGKNVPTKIPIVSDAKAALQELIAQQGKPADTAAWLAQLDEWKRRFPLHYEPEAGTIKPQKLIEMIYEMTNGEAIVTTDVGQHQMWAAQYYKFNRPHRWVTSGGLGTMGFGLPAAIGAQLADRSATVVSIVGDGGFQMTLQELSVIQELGLPIKIVIVNNQALGMVRQWQELFYEKRYSHSLIPNQPDFVKLAEAYGIPGLRAKTEAEAAEVLKQAFAMDGPVLLDFHVRADENVYPMVAPGKGLHEMVGVKACEELSR; from the coding sequence ATGGCAAAGATGAACGTGGAGGAGCAGGCGAAGACGAAGACGAGGATGAGCGGGTCGATGATGTTGATCGAAGCGCTGAAGGCGGAGCAAGTCGAAGTCATTTTCGGCTATCCGGGCGGCGCGGTGCTTCCGCTTTACGATGAGCTGTATAAAGCCGGTGTGTTTCACGTCTTGACGCGGCACGAGCAGGGAGCCATTCATGCGGCGGAAGGGTACGCGCGCATTTCGGGAAAACCGGGGGTCGTCATCGCAACATCGGGGCCGGGAGCGACCAACATCGTCACCGGACTGACCGACGCCATGATGGATTCGTTGCCGCTCGTCGTGTTCACTGGGCAAGTAGCGACGAGCGTCATCGGCTCGGACGCCTTTCAGGAAGCCGATGTCGTCGGGATTACGATGCCGATTACGAAACACAACTACCAAGTGCGCGACATCAGTGAGCTGCCGAAAATCATCAAAGAGGCGTTCCACATCGCAACGACTGGACGGCCGGGGCCGGTGTTGATCGATATTCCGAAAGACATCACAACGGCCGAAGGGGAATTCGATTACGATGAAGAAGTTTGCTTGCCTGGGTATCAGCCGACGACGCAGCCGAACCATTGGCAAATCCGCCGTCTTGTCGAGGCGGTCAGCCAGTCGAAGCGGCCGGTCATTTTAGCCGGCGCCGGCGTCTTGCACGCCGACGCGGCAAACGAATTGCGGCAGTACGCCGAGCAGCAAAACATTCCGGTCGTTCATACGCTTCTTGGCCTTGGCGGCTTCCCGGCAGACCATCCGCTTTTCTTGGGGATGGCGGGCATGCACGGGACGTACACGGCGAACATGGCGCTCTATGAGTGCGATTTGCTTATCAACATCGGCGCCCGTTTTGACGACCGGGTCACCGGCAACTTGAAATACTTCGCGCCAAAGGCGACTGTCGCTCATATCGACATCGACCCGGCGGAAATCGGCAAAAACGTGCCGACGAAAATTCCAATCGTCAGCGATGCAAAAGCCGCCTTGCAAGAGCTGATCGCCCAGCAAGGCAAGCCGGCGGACACGGCGGCGTGGCTCGCGCAGCTTGATGAATGGAAGCGGCGCTTCCCGCTCCATTACGAGCCGGAAGCCGGCACGATCAAGCCGCAAAAACTGATCGAGATGATCTATGAAATGACAAACGGCGAGGCGATCGTGACGACGGACGTCGGCCAGCATCAAATGTGGGCGGCGCAATATTACAAGTTCAACCGGCCGCACCGGTGGGTGACGTCCGGGGGGCTCGGCACGATGGGCTTTGGGCTTCCGGCAGCGATCGGCGCCCAGCTGGCGGATCGGAGCGCGACCGTCGTTTCCATCGTCGGCGACGGCGGTTTCCAAATGACGCTTCAAGAGCTGTCGGTCATTCAAGAGCTGGGGTTGCCAATTAAAATCGTCATCGTCAACAACCAGGCGCTCGGCATGGTGCGGCAATGGCAGGAGTTGTTTTACGAAAAACGGTACTCCCATTCGCTCATCCCGAATCAGCCGGATTTTGTAAAACTCGCTGAAGCATACGGCATACCGGGGCTGCGGGCGAAGACGGAGGCGGAAGCAGCTGAAGTGTTAAAACAAGCGTTTGCGATGGACGGCCCGGTGCTGTTGGATTTCCATGTCCGCGCCGACGAGAACGTGTATCCGATGGTGGCTCCCGGCAAAGGGCTTCATGAAATGGTGGGGGTGAAAGCGTGCGAAGAATTATCACGATGA
- the ilvE_1 gene encoding Branched-chain-amino-acid aminotransferase gives MGEQWIFLNGEFVTKENAKISVYDHGFLYGDGVFEGIRVYSGNVFRLEEHIDRLYNSAKSILLDIPYKKDEMIGHVLETVRRNGYQDAYIRLVVSRGVGDLGLDPYKCKTPQIVIIVEPLALFPKHLYETGIEVVTVATRRNRSDVLSPKVKSLNYLNNVLVKIEAHLANVSEALILNDQGYVAEGSGDNVFIIKNGVIYTPPGYVGALEGITRQAIMEIAVDLGYTVKEEPFTRHDVYVADEVFLTGTAAEVISVIKVDGRTIGDGTPGPHTKRLLEEFRRRVVVEGVKVYPTNASVS, from the coding sequence GTGGGCGAACAATGGATCTTTTTAAACGGAGAATTTGTGACAAAAGAAAACGCCAAAATTTCTGTGTATGACCATGGATTTTTGTATGGGGACGGCGTATTTGAAGGCATTCGCGTCTATAGCGGCAACGTATTCCGCCTTGAGGAGCACATAGATCGGCTATACAATTCGGCCAAGTCGATTTTGCTCGACATTCCATATAAGAAGGACGAAATGATCGGCCATGTGCTTGAAACCGTCCGCCGCAACGGCTATCAGGATGCATACATTCGCTTAGTCGTTTCGCGCGGGGTCGGCGATTTGGGCCTTGATCCGTACAAATGCAAAACGCCGCAAATCGTCATTATCGTGGAGCCGCTCGCGCTCTTTCCAAAACATTTATATGAAACCGGCATCGAAGTGGTGACAGTAGCGACGCGCCGCAACCGCTCTGATGTGCTGAGTCCGAAGGTCAAATCGCTCAACTATTTGAACAATGTTCTCGTGAAGATCGAAGCGCATTTGGCCAACGTGAGCGAGGCGCTGATCTTAAACGACCAAGGATATGTGGCCGAAGGTTCCGGCGACAACGTCTTCATCATTAAAAACGGCGTCATTTACACGCCTCCAGGGTATGTCGGGGCGCTGGAAGGCATCACGCGTCAGGCGATTATGGAAATTGCCGTTGATCTCGGCTATACGGTGAAAGAGGAGCCGTTCACCCGCCATGACGTGTATGTGGCAGATGAAGTGTTTTTAACCGGGACGGCAGCCGAAGTCATTTCCGTCATTAAAGTCGATGGCCGGACGATCGGCGACGGGACGCCGGGTCCGCATACGAAGCGGCTGCTTGAAGAATTCCGCCGCCGCGTAGTCGTCGAAGGAGTAAAGGTGTATCCGACGAACGCCAGTGTCAGTTGA
- a CDS encoding Putative metallophosphoesterase MG207 homolog produces MKAVVVSDSHGLSGELSAIVERHRHEADLFIHCGDSELSAQAAELAPFVVVRGNCDVEAAFPNERTEEAEGLRFLITHGHLYGVKTSLLRLYYRAKETSAHVVCFGHSHLAGAEQIEGVLFINPGSIALPRGRKEKTYAVLTVDSGRAHVQFYEVDGQPILKMEQTFSI; encoded by the coding sequence ATGAAAGCGGTCGTTGTAAGCGACAGCCACGGGCTCAGCGGCGAACTCTCCGCCATTGTCGAGCGCCATCGCCATGAAGCCGATCTGTTTATTCATTGCGGCGATTCCGAGCTGTCGGCTCAAGCGGCCGAACTTGCTCCATTTGTTGTCGTGCGCGGCAACTGCGATGTTGAAGCGGCGTTTCCGAATGAGCGGACCGAGGAGGCGGAAGGCCTTCGCTTTCTCATCACGCACGGCCATTTGTACGGCGTCAAAACGTCGCTGCTGCGCCTCTACTACCGGGCGAAAGAAACGAGCGCCCATGTCGTTTGTTTCGGCCATTCCCACCTGGCTGGGGCCGAGCAAATCGAGGGGGTGCTGTTCATCAATCCCGGCAGCATCGCCTTGCCGCGGGGAAGAAAAGAAAAAACGTACGCGGTGCTGACGGTCGACAGCGGACGGGCGCACGTCCAGTTTTATGAAGTGGATGGACAGCCTATTCTCAAAATGGAACAAACGTTTTCTATCTAA
- the rdgB gene encoding dITP/XTP pyrophosphatase, with amino-acid sequence MNKIVIATKNAGKVREFAALFAKRGIDVKSLLDFPDVPDVEETGSTFAENARLKAEAISRRFGCPVIADDSGLVVDALGGRPGVYSARYAGEDKNDARNIAKLLHELEGVPIEQRTARFHCALAVAIPGRPTAVVEAACEGYIAEAPRGEGGFGYDPVFYLPEKGKTMAELTPEEKNEISHRAKALAKLDEQWDDIMGGEGRTE; translated from the coding sequence GTGAACAAGATTGTGATCGCGACGAAAAATGCCGGAAAAGTGCGCGAATTTGCCGCTTTGTTTGCGAAGCGGGGCATCGACGTCAAATCGCTGCTTGATTTTCCGGACGTTCCGGACGTCGAGGAGACGGGAAGCACGTTTGCCGAAAACGCCCGGTTAAAAGCGGAAGCCATATCTCGCCGTTTCGGCTGCCCGGTGATCGCCGATGATTCCGGGCTCGTGGTCGATGCGCTCGGCGGCCGGCCGGGCGTCTATTCAGCCCGCTATGCCGGTGAAGACAAAAACGATGCGCGCAACATCGCGAAGCTGCTTCACGAGTTGGAAGGCGTGCCGATAGAACAGCGCACCGCCCGGTTTCATTGCGCACTGGCGGTCGCCATCCCCGGGCGGCCGACGGCCGTTGTGGAGGCGGCGTGCGAAGGGTACATCGCCGAAGCGCCGCGGGGAGAAGGCGGTTTTGGCTATGACCCCGTCTTTTATCTTCCGGAAAAGGGGAAGACGATGGCGGAACTCACCCCGGAAGAGAAAAATGAGATCAGCCACCGGGCGAAGGCGCTGGCCAAGCTTGACGAGCAATGGGATGACATCATGGGAGGGGAGGGACGGACGGAATGA